The following are encoded in a window of Haemorhous mexicanus isolate bHaeMex1 chromosome 7, bHaeMex1.pri, whole genome shotgun sequence genomic DNA:
- the LBX1 gene encoding transcription factor LBX1: protein MTSKEEPKPSSGEERRRSPLDHLPPPANSNKPLTPFSIEDILNKPSVRRSYTLCGTAHLLSAAEKHPPAGLPLSGRALLSQTSPLCALEELASKTFKGLEVSVLQAAEGRDGMTIFGQRQTPKKRRKSRTAFTNHQIYELEKRFLYQKYLSPADRDQIAQQLGLTNAQVITWFQNRRAKLKRDLEEMKADVESAKKLGPNPAVDIVALAELEPSAEGRGKARPGSPPPPPAAAREPGAPPPPRPASPPTERPRSRRDSEEEEEEEEEDVEIDVDD from the exons ATGACTTCCAAAGAAGAACCCAAGCCCTCCTCAGGGGAAGAACGGCGGCGGAGCCCCTTGGATCACCTCCCACCGCCGGCCAACTCCAATAAGCCCCTCACCCCCTTCAGCATCGAGGACATCCTCAACAAGCCCTCGGTGCGGAGGAGTTACACCCTCTGCGGAACGGCCCACCTCCTCTCCGCCGCCGAAAAGCACCCCCCGGCCGGGCTGCCCCTCTCCGGCCGGGCGCTGCTCTCCCAAACCTCGCCCCTCTGCGCCCTGGAAGAGCTAGCCAGCAAGACCTTCAAGGGGCTGGAAGTCAGCGTGCTGCAGGCGGCCGAAG GCCGGGACGGGATGACCATCTTCGGGCAGCGGCAAACGCCGAAGAAGCGTCGGAAGTCGCGGACGGCCTTCACCAACCACCAGATCTACGAGCTGGAGAAGCGGTTTCTCTATCAAAAATACCTGTCGCCGGCGGACCGGGACCAGATcgcccagcagctggggctcaCCAACGCCCAGGTCATCACCTGGTTCCAGAACCGCCGCGCCAAGCTCAAGAGAGACCTGGAGGAGATGAAGGCCGACGTGGAATCGGCCAAAAAGCTGGGCCCCAACCCCGCCGTGGACATCGTGGCCTTGGCCGAGCTGGAGCCCAGCGCCGAGGGACGGGGCAAGGCGCGGCCCGggtccccgccgccgccccccgccgccgcccgggaGCCCGGcgctccgccgccgccccgccccgcctcGCCCCCCACGGAGCGGCCCCGCAGCCGCCGGGacagcgaggaggaggaggaagaggaggaggaggacgtgGAGATCGACGTGGATGACTGA